The region CATGAACCAGGCGCGCACGGTGCGCCTGCCGGTGCACATGGTGCGCGAACTGAATCAGATCCTGCGCGGCAAATACCACCTCGAAGCGCAGCACCACGACGGCAAGGATGCGTCGGCCGAAGACATCGCCCACCTGGTGGGGCGGCCGGTGGAGGAGGTGCAGGATATCCTGGCGCTGTCCGAACACGCCACCTCGCTCGACGCCCCGCTCGACAACGATCCGCAATCTTCCCTGATGGACATGCTGCCCGGCGCCAGCGAAGACAGTCCCGACGCGCGCGCCGAACACCATGAAATGACGGTGCTGGTGCGCGACTGGCTGAGCAAACTGCCCGACAAGCAGCGCGTGGTGATCATGCGCCGCTTCGGTCTCGACAACGACGATCCGGCCACCCTGGAAACCCTGGCCGAGGAAATGGGCGTCACGCGCGAACGGGTACGCCAGATCCAGCAGGAGGCCCTGATCAAATTGAAACGGGCCATGGCGGCACGCGGCGTGGTGCGCGACTCCTTGCTCTGACTGTTCCAACACAGGCTGGCCCGGCTATTCGGGGCCTGCATCTGCTATCATACGCCCCGCTCGCGGCGCCTGACCTTTCCCTGTTCTCCTTCAAGTTTCAGCGCGGCCCTGCGTCCTGGCCCACTTTTACCTATTGATCGCTATGCAAGAAAATATCATCGAAATCAAATCGCTCGACATGGACGCGCGCGGCGTCGGCCATATCGAGAATGAAGACGGCTCGCCGGGCAAGGTCGTGTTCGTCGAAGGCGCCTTGCCGGGC is a window of Janthinobacterium sp. J1-1 DNA encoding:
- the rpoS gene encoding RNA polymerase sigma factor RpoS produces the protein MKNTPHDPHDDEPDPHDEVADEVLTDDDGELDGIDPAGAGDAVVATVVVDSVDELKKVLAAELSTDTTQHYLNQIGTRPLLTAPQEVHYATLAKQGNFEARQTMIEHNLRLVVSIAKHYINRGVVLLDMIEEGNIGLMRAIDKFEPERGFRFSTYATWWIRQSIERAIMNQARTVRLPVHMVRELNQILRGKYHLEAQHHDGKDASAEDIAHLVGRPVEEVQDILALSEHATSLDAPLDNDPQSSLMDMLPGASEDSPDARAEHHEMTVLVRDWLSKLPDKQRVVIMRRFGLDNDDPATLETLAEEMGVTRERVRQIQQEALIKLKRAMAARGVVRDSLL